One stretch of Pandoraea oxalativorans DNA includes these proteins:
- a CDS encoding GGDEF domain-containing protein, which translates to MTTSSGVPSSRNPAGSWTRKRWHAVSAKFDDDPWLIGVVGTIIALAILAGVALLLRADRQARHEHALERAQSVASVVAASLGGNIAVYDALLKEMVREAEDPDTPLFPDRVRDRVRFGQALSRDFLDDAYVVDKNGHIAAPLDRMRGEPVSVADRDYFRSHESSPSLGLYISQPYASRTHGGLLSVALTRRIAAPDHSFAGVAVLALRLDRLGTLVNDVDSADLQSIDIVEEKGTVLACDPCAGAQSGQLVVLPGNAARNGDLTAALAFPRGTRASEYRSVRVPGASMFVVVTPSTTDLLHEWQRHALLFGAIAFACAATLIAGSWLLVAAMRTRAAAAARFMSLSMTDGLTGLANRRALDAKLSSEWRRAKRSGSPLSILFADIDDFKHFNEAYGHSIGDDVLRAVAKNIGGHVRRDSDMAARYGGEAFAVVLPETDAHAAEVMAEQLRRDIERLHIDHEGSAAGKVTVSVGAATGRAPECDSADAILKAADAQLRVAKQNGRNCISVTTVMRPTAPGRMAEGERQL; encoded by the coding sequence ATGACTACAAGCTCAGGTGTACCCAGTTCGCGCAATCCCGCAGGAAGCTGGACCCGCAAGCGGTGGCACGCGGTGTCCGCCAAGTTCGACGACGACCCGTGGCTGATCGGTGTGGTCGGCACGATCATCGCGCTGGCGATCCTCGCTGGCGTGGCGCTGCTGCTGCGTGCCGACCGGCAGGCGCGCCATGAGCACGCGCTGGAGCGTGCGCAAAGCGTGGCGTCGGTGGTCGCGGCGAGCCTCGGCGGCAACATCGCGGTCTACGATGCATTGCTCAAGGAGATGGTGCGCGAGGCGGAAGATCCGGACACGCCGCTGTTCCCGGACCGGGTGCGCGACCGCGTGCGCTTCGGACAAGCACTGAGCCGGGATTTTCTGGACGACGCTTACGTCGTCGACAAGAACGGGCACATTGCCGCGCCGCTCGACCGGATGCGGGGCGAGCCCGTCAGTGTGGCCGATCGCGACTACTTCCGCTCGCATGAGAGCAGCCCCTCGCTCGGCCTGTACATCTCCCAGCCCTACGCGTCACGCACGCACGGCGGCCTGTTGTCGGTGGCGCTCACGCGCCGTATTGCGGCGCCCGATCATTCGTTTGCGGGGGTCGCAGTGCTTGCGCTGCGGCTGGATCGTCTCGGCACGCTGGTGAACGACGTCGATTCGGCCGATCTGCAATCCATCGACATCGTGGAAGAGAAGGGCACGGTGCTGGCCTGCGATCCGTGCGCGGGGGCGCAGTCGGGCCAACTCGTCGTTTTGCCGGGCAACGCGGCACGCAATGGCGATCTCACGGCGGCGCTGGCATTTCCGCGTGGGACGCGCGCGAGCGAGTACCGGTCCGTGCGGGTGCCGGGGGCATCGATGTTCGTCGTGGTCACGCCGTCGACGACTGACCTTCTGCACGAATGGCAGCGCCACGCCCTATTGTTCGGCGCGATTGCCTTCGCGTGCGCCGCCACGCTGATCGCGGGCTCGTGGTTGCTCGTGGCCGCGATGCGCACACGGGCCGCAGCCGCAGCACGGTTCATGAGCCTGTCGATGACCGATGGGCTCACAGGACTCGCTAACCGTCGCGCGCTCGACGCCAAACTCAGTAGCGAATGGCGGCGCGCGAAACGCTCAGGCAGCCCGTTGTCGATCCTGTTTGCCGATATCGACGACTTCAAACATTTCAACGAGGCCTACGGCCATTCGATCGGCGACGATGTCCTGCGCGCCGTCGCGAAGAATATTGGTGGGCATGTGCGGCGCGACAGCGATATGGCGGCGCGTTACGGTGGCGAAGCGTTTGCCGTGGTGCTGCCCGAGACCGACGCGCATGCGGCCGAGGTGATGGCCGAGCAGTTGCGACGCGACATCGAGCGTTTGCATATCGATCACGAAGGGAGTGCCGCAGGCAAGGTGACGGTGAGCGTGGGGGCCGCGACAGGGCGCGCGCCCGAGTGCGACAGCGCCGACGCTATCCTGAAGGCCGCCGACGCGCAATTGCGTGTGGCCAAGCAAAATGGCCGCAATTGCATCAGCGTTACAACGGTGATGAGGCCTACGGCGCCAGGCCGAATGGCGGAGGGGGAGCGTCAACTGTGA
- a CDS encoding YoaK family protein, with protein sequence MPINYLRGFTQPVRTDAANRRLGCSLAFVAGAANAGGFLAVGQYTSHMSGIVASLSDHLALGQWVIVLAGLSALLAFLLGAATSSVLIHWGRRHHTQSEYAVPLMFEALLLLTFGVMGANLESHQVLYVPATVGLLCYVMGLQNAIITKISRSEIRTTHVTGLVTDIGIELGKMGYWNRPGVAQALPRVTGDRQKLRLLGALLGMFFLGGMTGALGFKHLGFVSTIPLAVVLIMLAIVPLLDDISQNVR encoded by the coding sequence ATGCCGATCAACTATCTTCGTGGTTTCACCCAACCGGTGCGCACGGACGCGGCGAACCGGCGTTTGGGCTGCTCGCTCGCGTTCGTCGCCGGGGCGGCCAACGCGGGTGGTTTCCTTGCCGTCGGGCAATATACGTCGCATATGTCGGGGATCGTGGCGTCGCTCTCCGATCATCTCGCGCTCGGTCAATGGGTGATCGTGCTCGCCGGGCTAAGCGCTTTGCTGGCGTTCCTGCTCGGGGCCGCCACATCAAGCGTGCTAATCCACTGGGGACGTCGCCACCACACCCAGAGCGAGTACGCGGTACCGCTCATGTTCGAAGCGCTGCTCCTGCTGACGTTCGGCGTGATGGGCGCAAATCTGGAGAGTCATCAGGTGTTGTACGTGCCCGCCACGGTGGGACTGCTGTGCTATGTGATGGGCTTGCAGAACGCCATCATCACCAAGATATCCCGGTCCGAAATCCGGACCACGCACGTGACCGGTCTCGTGACGGACATCGGTATCGAACTCGGCAAGATGGGGTACTGGAACCGGCCGGGTGTGGCGCAGGCGTTGCCGCGCGTGACCGGCGACCGGCAGAAGCTGCGGTTGCTCGGCGCGCTGCTGGGCATGTTCTTTCTGGGCGGCATGACGGGGGCGTTGGGTTTCAAGCATCTGGGTTTCGTCTCTACGATCCCGCTCGCCGTGGTGCTCATCATGCTGGCCATCGTGCCGCTGCTCGACGACATCTCGCAGAACGTGCGGTAG
- a CDS encoding (2Fe-2S)-binding protein, translated as MSSPSPMTQDVRASGSSACHPQLTRLAETARAPVTFYIDGEPVQALAGDTLLTAILTHQRHVRISEFSGAPRAGFCMIGACQDCWVRCETVSADGGDAQLTRLRACSTTIQAGMRIVTRAPDANEVHGGSHG; from the coding sequence ATGTCCAGCCCTTCCCCAATGACTCAAGACGTGCGCGCGTCTGGCTCGTCCGCCTGCCATCCGCAATTGACGCGTCTGGCCGAGACTGCACGTGCGCCTGTCACGTTCTATATCGACGGCGAACCGGTGCAGGCGCTCGCCGGTGACACATTGCTCACCGCCATCCTCACGCATCAGCGGCACGTGCGTATCAGCGAATTCAGCGGCGCGCCGCGCGCCGGATTCTGCATGATCGGTGCGTGTCAGGACTGTTGGGTGCGTTGCGAAACGGTGAGCGCCGACGGTGGCGACGCCCAACTCACGCGCCTGCGCGCCTGCTCGACGACGATTCAGGCAGGCATGCGCATCGTCACGCGTGCGCCTGATGCGAACGAAGTGCACGGAGGCTCGCATGGCTGA
- a CDS encoding BLUF domain-containing protein, with product MHSRGFNETYGLTGVLLYDGTTFYQYIEGRAEPLADARQRIEASRHHSSIQVLLDGTPRQPGAFSTWSLGYLMLDEPAHALHAFVMPADHAQLVGAFNVLAEQADVIDVGQQHHCSICRFQR from the coding sequence GTGCACTCCCGTGGTTTCAACGAAACCTATGGCCTGACCGGCGTGCTGCTATACGACGGCACTACCTTCTATCAGTACATCGAAGGGCGTGCCGAGCCGTTGGCGGATGCCCGCCAGCGCATCGAGGCGTCGCGTCACCATTCGTCCATCCAGGTGCTGCTCGACGGCACGCCCCGTCAGCCGGGCGCGTTCTCGACATGGAGCCTCGGCTATCTGATGCTCGACGAGCCGGCGCACGCGCTGCATGCCTTCGTGATGCCCGCCGACCATGCGCAACTCGTCGGGGCCTTCAATGTGCTGGCGGAACAGGCCGACGTGATTGACGTCGGCCAGCAACATCACTGCTCGATCTGTCGGTTCCAGCGTTGA
- a CDS encoding NAD(P)/FAD-dependent oxidoreductase, with the protein MAERTVNSGDTDVANVVIVGAGPAGIRAAQTLVAAGVRPIVLDENVRWGGQIYRQPPQGAGFARSMQALYGFEAAKADAVHNAMAALLPQVDYRPETLVWACDPQRLHTLHGGREAPVAFTHLIIASGATDRVLPLPGWTLPGVYTLGGAQVALKAQGCAIGERVVFAGTGPLLYLVAYQYAKAGANVVAVLDTSPFVEQAKAAPRLLSQPSTFAKGVYYLGWLRARGVRVEYGVTLENIDGTAGVRAIRWQRNGRESSIECDAVGLGFGLRPETQLADLAGCSFVFDDLNRCWLPERDAAGRSSQPGIYLAGDGAGIAGADAAELAGRRAALALLEDLGVAAPSMPDVPHAWDATTIERKLASIRRFREGIEQAFALPKDPAAQWPDDMLVCRCEEVSAGTLRDCVRQDGVTEINRLKALTRVGMGRCQGRMCGEAACHVLADASGQTYAQVGRLRAQAPIKPIPIAPMLFDEHVAAIPEEARDE; encoded by the coding sequence ATGGCTGAGCGCACCGTGAATTCCGGCGACACCGACGTTGCCAACGTCGTGATCGTTGGCGCAGGCCCGGCGGGCATACGTGCCGCGCAAACGCTGGTCGCCGCAGGCGTGCGCCCGATCGTACTCGACGAGAACGTTCGCTGGGGCGGTCAGATCTATCGTCAGCCGCCGCAAGGCGCAGGGTTTGCGCGCAGCATGCAGGCGCTGTACGGCTTCGAAGCGGCCAAGGCCGATGCTGTACACAATGCGATGGCGGCGCTTCTGCCCCAAGTCGACTACCGGCCGGAGACGCTTGTGTGGGCGTGCGATCCGCAGCGTCTGCACACCCTGCACGGCGGACGCGAAGCGCCGGTCGCGTTCACGCATCTGATCATTGCCAGCGGTGCCACCGATCGCGTGCTGCCGCTGCCGGGCTGGACGTTGCCGGGCGTGTACACGCTGGGCGGCGCGCAGGTCGCGCTCAAGGCGCAGGGCTGTGCGATTGGCGAGCGCGTCGTGTTCGCGGGCACCGGCCCGCTGCTGTATCTCGTGGCGTACCAATATGCGAAAGCCGGTGCGAACGTCGTCGCCGTGCTCGATACCAGCCCGTTTGTGGAACAGGCGAAGGCAGCGCCGCGCCTGCTGAGTCAGCCGTCGACGTTCGCCAAGGGGGTCTACTACCTGGGGTGGCTGCGCGCACGCGGTGTGCGCGTAGAGTACGGCGTGACGCTCGAAAACATCGACGGCACGGCTGGCGTGCGCGCCATTCGCTGGCAGCGCAACGGTCGCGAGTCGAGCATTGAATGCGACGCCGTCGGTCTGGGTTTCGGCCTGCGACCGGAGACGCAACTGGCCGATCTCGCTGGGTGCAGTTTCGTGTTCGACGATCTCAACCGGTGCTGGCTGCCCGAGCGCGACGCCGCCGGACGCAGCTCGCAACCCGGCATCTATCTCGCAGGCGACGGAGCAGGCATCGCGGGGGCAGACGCCGCCGAACTCGCAGGCCGTCGCGCGGCGCTGGCGTTGCTCGAAGACCTTGGCGTCGCGGCCCCGTCCATGCCGGATGTACCGCATGCATGGGACGCCACGACCATCGAGCGCAAGCTTGCGAGCATCCGTCGATTTCGCGAAGGCATCGAGCAGGCGTTTGCGTTGCCGAAAGATCCTGCCGCGCAGTGGCCCGACGACATGCTCGTTTGCCGTTGCGAGGAGGTCAGTGCAGGCACGTTGCGCGACTGCGTTCGTCAGGACGGCGTCACCGAAATCAACCGCCTGAAGGCGCTCACCCGCGTGGGCATGGGGCGCTGTCAGGGGCGCATGTGCGGCGAAGCGGCGTGTCATGTGCTGGCCGACGCTAGCGGACAGACGTATGCGCAAGTGGGGCGGCTGCGTGCGCAGGCGCCCATCAAACCGATTCCGATTGCCCCGATGTTATTCGACGAGCACGTCGCCGCCATTCCCGAGGAGGCGCGCGATGAGTGA
- a CDS encoding ABC transporter substrate-binding protein, giving the protein MKLSKKVVMCAAALALGASSAAWSQSKTLYIGMNGGAMEKAYTSQVFPEFEKANNVKVVVVPGTSSDVLAKLLANRNSPQMHVVFLDDGVMARAISMGVCQKLDDSAALKELMPSARVKDDMGAGVQLGMTGIGYNTKLFKEKGWATPTSWTDFADPKFKGRVVFQSASSSTFGLHGFLALNRIWGGSETNVEPGFTKWASTVGPNVVEYIPNSAKLSEMIQTGEAAIFPLTPTAVSDLQDKGIQVGYVAPKEGAVQLLVDLCVVKNSPDNAMAQKLAQYLLSARGQSLAAAAGAYIPTNPKATVPATMQTRLGKLDDLTKNIKTVDWDAINQRRAQWDQRWNRQIEQ; this is encoded by the coding sequence ATGAAGCTGTCTAAGAAGGTCGTCATGTGCGCTGCGGCGCTGGCGTTGGGCGCGAGCAGCGCAGCCTGGTCGCAGTCCAAAACGCTGTACATCGGCATGAACGGCGGCGCGATGGAAAAGGCTTACACGAGCCAGGTCTTCCCGGAATTCGAGAAGGCCAACAACGTGAAAGTCGTGGTGGTGCCGGGCACGTCGTCGGATGTGCTGGCCAAGCTGCTTGCCAATCGTAACAGCCCGCAAATGCACGTCGTGTTTCTGGACGACGGCGTGATGGCGCGCGCTATCAGCATGGGCGTGTGCCAGAAGCTCGACGACTCGGCCGCGCTCAAGGAACTGATGCCGTCCGCGCGTGTGAAGGACGACATGGGCGCTGGCGTGCAACTGGGCATGACCGGTATCGGCTACAACACGAAGCTGTTCAAGGAGAAGGGCTGGGCCACGCCGACCTCGTGGACCGACTTCGCCGATCCGAAGTTCAAGGGCCGCGTGGTGTTCCAGTCGGCGTCGAGCAGCACGTTCGGCCTGCATGGCTTCCTCGCACTGAACCGCATCTGGGGGGGCAGCGAGACGAACGTCGAGCCGGGCTTCACGAAGTGGGCATCGACCGTCGGCCCGAACGTGGTCGAGTACATCCCGAACTCGGCCAAGCTCTCGGAGATGATCCAGACGGGCGAAGCCGCTATCTTCCCGCTGACGCCGACGGCCGTGAGCGATCTCCAGGACAAGGGCATCCAGGTCGGCTACGTCGCGCCTAAGGAAGGCGCGGTGCAGTTGCTCGTCGACCTGTGTGTGGTGAAAAACAGCCCGGATAACGCAATGGCGCAGAAGCTCGCCCAGTATCTGCTGTCGGCCAGGGGCCAGTCGTTGGCGGCTGCCGCCGGCGCATACATCCCGACGAACCCGAAGGCTACCGTCCCGGCTACGATGCAGACGCGTCTCGGCAAGCTCGATGATCTGACCAAGAACATCAAGACGGTCGATTGGGACGCCATCAACCAGCGTCGCGCGCAGTGGGATCAACGCTGGAACCGACAGATCGAGCAGTGA
- a CDS encoding ABC transporter ATP-binding protein — MSFLTLTDVSKTFGELNAVSNVNLSVEKGEFVSLLGPSGCGKTTTLQMIAGFVEATTGRITLDGRDITNMRPNKRGLGIVFQSYALFPHMTVADNVGFGLEMRGVDKSERKDRIREALALVRLEALGHRFPRELSGGQRQRVAIARAVVIAPPVLLLDEPMSNLDAKLREDMQFELRSIQRKIGTTTIMVTHDQSEALSISDRVVVMEAGRITQVDTPYRAYERPETPFVSQFIGKANMLDGRVAARDGEHLHIELGAQLTQRAALADLAPRDRGMAVGDAITMCLRPEKVRLCAPSTGRLSATVTSRFFLGSQWLYRVDSALGEVLVCCQNEGGEPLSEGAPVGLDWQPEAVRFVSAGACSNG; from the coding sequence ATGTCTTTTCTGACTTTGACGGATGTTTCCAAGACGTTCGGCGAGCTGAACGCCGTCTCGAATGTCAATCTCTCGGTGGAGAAGGGCGAGTTCGTCTCGCTGCTCGGCCCCTCGGGCTGCGGCAAGACCACCACGTTGCAGATGATCGCGGGCTTCGTCGAAGCCACGACCGGGCGCATTACGCTCGACGGGCGCGACATCACGAACATGCGGCCGAACAAGCGCGGTCTGGGCATCGTGTTCCAGAGCTACGCGCTGTTCCCGCACATGACCGTGGCGGATAACGTCGGTTTCGGTCTGGAGATGCGAGGCGTCGACAAGTCGGAACGCAAGGACCGCATTCGCGAGGCGCTCGCGCTCGTTCGGCTCGAAGCGCTCGGCCATCGCTTCCCGCGTGAGCTCTCGGGCGGCCAGCGGCAGCGCGTGGCCATCGCCCGCGCCGTGGTGATCGCGCCGCCGGTGCTGCTGCTCGACGAGCCGATGTCCAATCTCGACGCCAAGCTGCGCGAAGACATGCAGTTCGAGCTGCGCTCGATCCAGCGCAAGATCGGCACGACCACCATCATGGTGACGCACGATCAGTCCGAGGCGCTGTCGATCAGCGATCGCGTCGTGGTCATGGAAGCCGGGCGCATCACGCAGGTCGACACGCCGTACCGTGCTTACGAGCGTCCGGAAACGCCGTTCGTCTCGCAGTTCATCGGCAAGGCGAACATGCTCGACGGTCGGGTGGCCGCGCGCGACGGTGAGCATCTGCATATCGAGCTGGGCGCGCAACTCACGCAGCGTGCCGCGCTGGCGGACCTCGCGCCGCGCGACCGGGGCATGGCGGTGGGCGACGCCATCACCATGTGCCTGCGTCCGGAGAAGGTGCGTCTGTGTGCCCCGTCGACCGGCCGACTGTCGGCGACGGTGACGAGCCGCTTCTTCCTCGGTAGCCAGTGGCTCTACCGCGTCGACAGCGCGTTGGGCGAAGTGCTCGTGTGCTGCCAGAACGAAGGCGGCGAGCCGTTGAGCGAAGGGGCGCCGGTCGGTCTGGACTGGCAACCGGAAGCGGTGCGTTTCGTTTCCGCAGGAGCGTGCTCGAATGGCTGA
- a CDS encoding ABC transporter permease gives MAETLQVPRTDAAPVARAPWSAYLPMWVMSAPAMLLFVALVLIPLLMTLALTFYQFDPASGPIAAFQFENYREVLFDSYFHTIFLRTFGISLTVTAICAVVGTFEAYVLSRMGDPWRSLFLLIILSPLLVSIVVRAFGWSMLLSSGGLINQAFGWVGMGPFKMEYTNFAIVVALAHVMLPFMVIPVWTSLQRLDPQTENAALSLMASQATTLRRIVLPQLVPGILSGSLMVFGLSASAFAIPSLLGGRRLKVAATAVYDQFLSSLNWPLGATIAVLLLVANLIVMLTYYRLLDRRYSRSMG, from the coding sequence ATGGCTGAGACGCTGCAAGTCCCGCGTACGGACGCCGCGCCGGTCGCGCGCGCGCCGTGGAGCGCCTATTTGCCGATGTGGGTGATGAGTGCGCCCGCCATGCTGTTGTTCGTGGCGCTGGTGCTGATCCCGTTGCTCATGACGCTCGCGCTCACGTTCTATCAGTTCGATCCGGCAAGCGGCCCGATTGCGGCGTTCCAGTTCGAGAACTATAGGGAAGTCCTGTTCGACTCGTACTTCCATACGATCTTCCTGCGCACGTTCGGCATCTCGCTCACGGTCACCGCGATCTGCGCCGTGGTGGGGACGTTCGAAGCCTACGTGCTTTCGCGCATGGGCGACCCGTGGCGCTCGCTGTTCCTGCTGATCATTCTCTCGCCGCTGCTCGTGTCCATCGTGGTGCGCGCGTTCGGCTGGAGCATGTTGCTCAGTTCGGGCGGCCTGATCAATCAGGCGTTCGGGTGGGTCGGCATGGGACCCTTCAAGATGGAGTACACCAACTTCGCCATCGTCGTGGCGCTGGCGCACGTGATGCTGCCATTCATGGTGATTCCGGTCTGGACGTCGCTGCAACGCCTCGATCCGCAGACGGAAAACGCAGCGCTCTCGCTCATGGCGTCGCAAGCGACCACGCTGCGTCGCATCGTGCTGCCGCAACTGGTGCCGGGCATTCTGTCGGGCAGCCTGATGGTGTTCGGCCTGTCGGCGAGCGCTTTCGCGATCCCGAGTCTGCTGGGCGGACGCCGTCTCAAAGTGGCCGCCACCGCAGTCTACGACCAGTTCCTCAGCTCGCTGAACTGGCCGCTGGGCGCGACCATCGCCGTGTTGCTGCTGGTGGCGAATCTGATCGTGATGCTGACGTACTACCGTCTGCTCGACCGCCGTTACTCGCGCAGCATGGGCTAA
- a CDS encoding NAD(P)/FAD-dependent oxidoreductase, with translation MSETLQTLHYDVVVAGGGLVGASAARALAERGLKVALFERRYCGAQASGVNYGGVRCQGRPEVQLPLAMRARRIWDRLPELIGIDGEFVRSGHLRLARRESDLEPLDAWSAMAENYGLSTTVFRGAEFRERFPWLGEGAVGGSLCMSDGHANPRLVSPAFARAARALGAEVLERTPITSVTHDGVRFQLTAKPETGDELHVSCDWLLNTSGAWANHIAGTFGERAPMHAIYPNMWVTEPLPKFVGHNLGVYGGGVYARQVERGNCVIGGGRGTGDGEYAQPSADTTRAVMREACALLPALRNALLIRTWSGVEGETPDDNPIIGMSRTTPRLVHAFGFSGGGFLLAPGVGEVLADLVTQGETATPIDAFAVDRFATAPVSHAEV, from the coding sequence ATGAGTGAGACCTTGCAGACCCTGCATTACGACGTGGTCGTCGCCGGTGGTGGTCTGGTCGGTGCCTCCGCCGCGCGGGCGTTGGCCGAGCGTGGCCTGAAGGTCGCGCTGTTCGAGCGACGCTATTGCGGCGCGCAGGCCAGCGGCGTGAACTACGGCGGTGTGCGCTGTCAGGGCCGCCCGGAGGTGCAACTGCCGCTCGCCATGCGGGCACGACGGATCTGGGATCGTCTGCCCGAGCTGATCGGCATCGACGGCGAATTCGTCCGCTCGGGCCACCTGCGCCTCGCGCGTCGCGAGAGCGATCTCGAGCCCCTCGACGCATGGTCGGCGATGGCAGAAAACTACGGCCTGTCCACGACGGTGTTCCGCGGCGCAGAGTTTCGCGAGCGCTTTCCCTGGCTGGGGGAGGGGGCCGTCGGCGGTTCGCTGTGCATGAGCGACGGTCACGCGAATCCGCGTCTGGTGTCACCGGCCTTCGCGCGCGCGGCCCGCGCCCTCGGTGCGGAGGTACTTGAGCGCACCCCGATTACGTCGGTCACGCACGACGGCGTGCGCTTCCAACTGACGGCAAAGCCGGAAACCGGAGACGAACTGCACGTGAGTTGCGACTGGTTGCTCAATACCTCCGGCGCGTGGGCGAACCACATTGCAGGCACATTCGGCGAGCGTGCGCCGATGCATGCCATCTATCCGAACATGTGGGTGACGGAGCCGTTGCCCAAGTTCGTCGGACACAACCTCGGGGTGTACGGCGGCGGCGTGTATGCGCGGCAGGTCGAGCGCGGCAATTGCGTGATCGGCGGCGGACGCGGCACAGGCGACGGAGAGTACGCCCAGCCGTCGGCCGACACTACGCGTGCCGTCATGCGTGAAGCCTGTGCGTTGCTGCCTGCGCTGCGCAATGCGCTGCTGATCCGCACGTGGAGCGGAGTGGAAGGCGAGACGCCCGACGACAACCCGATCATCGGCATGAGCCGCACGACACCGCGTCTGGTGCATGCGTTCGGCTTCTCGGGTGGTGGTTTTCTGCTCGCGCCGGGCGTGGGTGAAGTGCTGGCCGATCTGGTGACCCAAGGCGAGACGGCCACGCCGATCGATGCCTTCGCCGTCGATCGCTTTGCCACAGCCCCCGTCTCGCACGCCGAAGTCTGA
- a CDS encoding ABC transporter permease: MRKNSPLALAFHTLVILFILAPMIIVVLVAFTPEQTLSLPTRGISLRWFRAILDYPDFIASFFTSLKLAFISATLSLAIALPAALAIGRSRFPGRNFLNGLLLSPLVIPGLVLGIALLRFFAMLGVTGSFGALIFAHMIVVTPFIMRLVLASISGLDRSVENAAASLGAGSWTTFRRVTMPMILPGITGGWLLAFINSFDELTMSVFLTAPQTVTLPVRMYMYATESIDPMMASVSALVIAITLGAMLLLDRIYGLNRILIGQH; this comes from the coding sequence ATGCGCAAAAACAGTCCCCTGGCGCTCGCGTTCCACACGCTCGTCATCCTCTTCATTCTCGCCCCGATGATCATCGTGGTGCTGGTCGCGTTCACCCCGGAGCAGACGCTCTCGCTGCCCACGCGCGGCATCTCGCTGCGCTGGTTCCGGGCGATTCTCGACTATCCCGACTTCATCGCGTCGTTCTTCACCAGCCTGAAGCTGGCGTTCATCTCGGCCACGCTCTCGCTCGCGATTGCGTTGCCTGCGGCGCTCGCCATTGGTCGTTCGCGCTTCCCGGGACGCAACTTTCTCAACGGTCTGCTGCTCTCGCCGCTGGTGATTCCGGGCCTCGTGCTCGGCATCGCGCTGCTGCGCTTTTTCGCCATGCTCGGCGTGACGGGCTCGTTCGGCGCGCTCATCTTCGCACACATGATCGTCGTGACGCCGTTCATCATGCGTCTCGTGCTCGCGTCGATCAGCGGTCTGGACCGCAGCGTCGAGAACGCGGCGGCTTCGCTTGGTGCGGGATCGTGGACGACGTTCCGCCGAGTGACCATGCCGATGATTCTGCCGGGCATTACCGGCGGCTGGCTGCTGGCGTTCATCAACAGCTTCGACGAACTGACGATGTCGGTCTTCCTCACCGCGCCGCAAACCGTCACGCTGCCGGTGCGCATGTATATGTACGCCACCGAGTCGATCGATCCGATGATGGCGTCGGTCTCGGCACTCGTCATTGCCATCACGCTCGGCGCGATGTTGTTGCTCGACCGCATCTACGGTCTGAATCGCATTCTCATCGGCCAGCACTGA
- a CDS encoding IclR family transcriptional regulator — MTTSDSPRATANSPAESAGAGILQRTFAVIRALGDAKPEGERVTHIAKAVGLSQATVHRILHALIAEQVVEQDESSKLYRLSIDFFAMAAQAGNPSGMRTLCRPSLLRLCASLGDTIFLLVRSSFDAVCLDMCEGPFPIRSFTGDIGGRVALGVGQGSLAILAFLPEAEREEIIRFNVPRLRGYGVLDEVYLRTEIERVRQLGYAGSNSGVLDGMAGVAVPVFDRMGHAVAALSVGTLAARLSQDRLPMVVELLRRQAELIGPQTNPFDVAMRRPMHGLTRALTTEPLA, encoded by the coding sequence ATGACTACCTCAGATTCACCTCGCGCAACGGCGAACTCGCCAGCGGAATCCGCCGGCGCGGGCATATTGCAACGCACGTTTGCCGTCATTCGCGCCCTCGGTGACGCCAAGCCCGAAGGCGAGCGCGTCACCCACATTGCCAAAGCCGTCGGCCTGAGTCAGGCGACAGTGCACCGCATTCTTCACGCGCTCATCGCCGAGCAGGTCGTGGAACAGGACGAGTCGTCCAAGCTGTATCGGCTGAGCATCGATTTCTTCGCGATGGCCGCGCAGGCAGGCAACCCGAGCGGCATGCGCACGTTGTGCCGTCCGTCGCTGCTGCGGCTGTGCGCGAGTCTGGGCGACACGATCTTTCTGCTGGTGCGCAGCAGCTTCGATGCCGTCTGCCTCGACATGTGCGAAGGCCCCTTCCCGATCCGTTCGTTCACCGGCGATATCGGCGGGCGTGTGGCGCTGGGCGTCGGCCAGGGCAGTCTCGCGATTCTGGCGTTCCTGCCGGAGGCCGAGCGCGAGGAGATCATTCGCTTCAATGTGCCGCGACTGCGGGGCTACGGCGTGCTGGACGAGGTGTATCTGCGCACGGAGATCGAGCGGGTGCGTCAGTTGGGCTATGCGGGAAGCAACAGCGGTGTGCTCGACGGCATGGCCGGGGTCGCCGTACCGGTATTCGACCGCATGGGGCATGCCGTGGCTGCGCTGAGCGTGGGCACGCTGGCCGCGCGGCTGTCGCAGGATCGCTTGCCGATGGTGGTGGAGCTGTTGCGGCGTCAGGCCGAACTGATCGGCCCGCAGACGAATCCGTTCGACGTCGCCATGCGTCGCCCGATGCACGGCCTCACGCGCGCGCTTACGACGGAGCCGCTGGCTTGA